In a genomic window of Amphiprion ocellaris isolate individual 3 ecotype Okinawa chromosome 11, ASM2253959v1, whole genome shotgun sequence:
- the tfcp2l1 gene encoding transcription factor CP2-like protein 1, giving the protein MLFCHSQPESYHQHSASYIREALAPFLKNEEARLMAESGAKRSPFQYILCAATSPAVKQQEETLTYLNQGQSYEIRMLNRKLVEYTDISSKYVKSIVRVVFHDRRLQYMEHQQLEGWRWNRPGDRILDLDVPLSVGILEPRSHPLHLNTIEFLWDPVKNASVFIQVNCISTEFTPRKHGGEKGVPFRIQVDTFTTNEHGEYMEHVHSSSCQVKVFKPKGADRKLKTDREKIDKKAPQDREKYQSSHETTLLKECSPWPDALNLTSHSSSSTPSPVYHSSPASCSFTDGNCSPNQQGELYMPGCADHLLPSSSPQDIQQWLQRHRFSPFSRLFSSFSGADLLRMSREDLIQICGPADGIRLFNTMKGRCIQPRLTIYVCQQQARNQLPIKQVAVDIYHALYLEELTVVDLSEKIAMLYSITPQQITHIYRQKPTGIHILVSDEMVQNFREEASFVISTIRDENTDGYHIVLK; this is encoded by the exons ATGCTGTTCTGCCATTCCCAGCCTGAGTCCTACCACCAGCACTCTGCTAGTTATATTAG AGAGGCCTTGGCGCCTTTCTTGAAGAACGAAGAAGCCAGGCTTATGGCTGAAAGTGGTGCCAAAAGGAGTCCATTCCAGTACATTTTGTGTGCAGCCACTTCACCAGCTGTGAAACAGCAGGAGGAGACTCTCACTTACCTCAACCAAG gtCAGTCCTACGAAATCCGTATGCTAAACAGAAAACTAGTGGAGTATACAGATATAAGCAGCAAATATGTAAAG AGCATTGTGCGAGTGGTGTTTCATGACCGTCGACTGCAGTATATGGAGCACCAGCAGCTGGAGGGTTGGAGGTGGAACAGACCTGGAGACCGAATTCTGGATCTTG ATGTCCCACTATCAGTGGGCATACTGGAGCCTCGTTCACACCCTCTGCACCTCAACACCATTGAGTTCCTCTGGGATCCTGTCAAGAATGCTTCTGTTTTCATCCAG GTCAACTGCATCAGCACCGAGTTCACCCCCAGGAAGCATGGTGGGGAGAAAGGGGTGCCATTTCGTATCCAGGTGGACACTTTCACCACAAATGAACATGGGGAATACATGGAGCATGTTCATTCATCCAGCTGCCAGGTCAAAGTCTTCAAG CCTAAAGGAGCTGATCGCAAactgaagacagacagagaaaagatTGATAAGAAGGCCCCTCAAGACAGAGAAAAGTATCAGTCATCCCATGAGACCACCCTGCTGAAAGAG TGTTCGCCATGGCCTGATGCTCTAAATCTTAccagccacagcagcagcagcactccatcaccAGTTTACCACAGTTCACCAGCATCCTGTAGTTTCACTGATGG CAACTGTTCTCCAAACCAGCAAGGGGAACTGTACATGCCTGGCTGCGCTGAT CACCTTCTGCCGTCATCCTCGCCGCAGGACATACAACAGTGGCTGCAGCGTCACAGGTTCTCACCTTTCTCAAGGCTCTTCTCCAGCTTCTCAG GTGCTGATCTCTTGAGGATGAGCAGGGAGGATCTGATCCAGATCTGCGGCCCAGCGGATGGCATTCGCCTCTTTAACACCATGAAAGGAAG GTGTATACAACCCCGTCTTACCATCTATGTATGTCAGCAGCAGGCCAGGAACCAACTTCCCATCAAGCAAGTGGCTGTAGACA TCTACCATGCTCTGTACCTGGAGGAGCTGACAGTGGTGGACCTGTCTGAGAAGATTGCTATGCTATACAGCATCACTCCACAACAAATTACACACATCTACAGACAAAAGCCCACTGGGATTCACATCTTAGTCTCTGATGAG